Proteins encoded in a region of the Mucilaginibacter sabulilitoris genome:
- a CDS encoding class I SAM-dependent methyltransferase, producing the protein MAANYNNSAWFYDRLSRLVYSKALVNAQLYLLDFIEPGSNVLIAGGGTGWILDEITKLHPTGLHITYVEIAAGMMALSQKRNTGQNEVVYINDAIENVSLTPNFDVVITPFLFDNFTEQTLTTVFNHIHSLLIPGGLWLNADFQLTGKWWQGFLLKSMFLFFKVICDIEASKLPAIETHFTQNGYNAIAEKTFFNEFIMAKVYRGK; encoded by the coding sequence ATGGCTGCTAACTACAATAACTCGGCCTGGTTTTATGACAGGCTTTCGCGCCTGGTTTATAGTAAGGCCCTTGTAAATGCACAGCTATATCTGCTTGATTTTATTGAACCGGGAAGTAACGTATTAATAGCAGGTGGAGGCACCGGCTGGATCCTGGATGAAATTACAAAACTTCATCCAACAGGCCTGCACATTACCTATGTTGAAATAGCTGCCGGCATGATGGCCCTCTCGCAAAAAAGGAATACCGGCCAAAATGAAGTAGTTTATATTAATGATGCTATTGAAAACGTAAGCCTTACGCCCAATTTTGATGTGGTGATAACCCCTTTCCTGTTTGATAACTTTACCGAACAAACTTTAACAACCGTATTTAACCATATCCATAGCCTGCTTATACCGGGCGGTTTGTGGCTTAATGCCGATTTCCAGCTCACGGGCAAATGGTGGCAGGGATTTTTGCTCAAAAGCATGTTCCTATTCTTTAAAGTAATATGCGACATAGAGGCCAGCAAATTACCGGCAATAGAAACCCACTTCACTCAGAACGGTTACAATGCTATTGCTGAAAAAACTTTTTTTAATGAATTTATAATGGCGAAGGTATATAGGGGGAAGTAG
- a CDS encoding carbohydrate kinase family protein, with protein MKNRVLSFGEVLWDAFGDGKKAGGAPMNVARHLVQQGVDVAFASSVGMDNSGDTLIAFLQKSGLYSPLIQRDDELPTCEVTVQLDENNQATYIIPEPVSWDSIRTTDVLIQAAKQAPAIVFGSLACRETATRETLLNLLDETHALKIFDVNLRPPHYTLSTIETLAASANVVKMNEEEANLLIGGSSSSLRDQINEFRSKYHNQTICVTRGENGAIVWHDHEFYESPGCPVKVGDSVGAGDAFLATFVAGLLNKHPMQTIVDKSCSVGAFVASQRGANPVYPPELLHSLAYI; from the coding sequence ATGAAAAATCGGGTATTAAGCTTCGGCGAAGTTTTATGGGATGCCTTTGGCGATGGCAAAAAAGCAGGCGGCGCTCCAATGAATGTGGCCAGACATTTGGTGCAGCAAGGTGTTGATGTTGCCTTTGCAAGCTCGGTAGGTATGGATAACAGCGGCGATACGCTAATAGCCTTTCTGCAAAAAAGCGGCCTGTATTCTCCGCTCATCCAGCGTGATGACGAACTGCCTACCTGCGAGGTTACCGTGCAGCTTGATGAAAATAACCAGGCAACCTATATTATACCAGAACCCGTATCCTGGGATAGCATCCGTACCACTGATGTGCTCATTCAGGCTGCTAAACAAGCCCCGGCAATCGTATTCGGCAGCCTTGCCTGCCGTGAAACCGCTACCCGTGAAACCTTATTAAACCTGCTCGATGAAACCCACGCCCTTAAAATTTTTGATGTAAACTTAAGGCCGCCTCATTACACGCTCTCGACCATTGAAACCTTAGCAGCCAGTGCCAATGTAGTGAAGATGAACGAAGAGGAAGCTAATTTGTTAATAGGCGGCAGCAGCAGCTCGCTGCGCGACCAGATCAACGAATTCCGTTCCAAATATCATAATCAAACCATTTGTGTAACCCGTGGTGAAAACGGAGCCATAGTATGGCACGATCATGAATTTTATGAAAGTCCCGGCTGCCCTGTAAAAGTGGGCGATTCGGTAGGTGCCGGCGACGCATTCCTGGCCACCTTTGTGGCCGGCTTACTCAATAAACACCCCATGCAAACTATCGTTGATAAATCATGCTCTGTAGGGGCATTTGTAGCCAGCCAACGCGGGGCCAACCCGGTTTACCCCCCTGAGTTGCTGCATAGCCTGGCGTATATTTAG
- the hemW gene encoding radical SAM family heme chaperone HemW: MAGIYIHIPFCKQACHYCDFHFSTSLKYKDELLQALVKEIRLQKNYLNNETIETIYFGGGTPSLLEADEINRLLNTITELHTVSSTAEITLEANPDDLDDAKIKSLRQTDVNRFSIGIQSFFDDDLLWMNRAHRSRHAEASVKRAQDAGFENITADLIYGYPLLTDTKWKQNLDKLFELDIPHVSAYSMTVEPQTALAVLINKNKQPPMNDQQSAAQFTVLMQAMADHDFEHYEISNFCKPGHYSRHNSNYWQGVKYLGIGPSAHSYNGEARQWNVANNAKYIQGIETGKLPAETETLTQENRLNEYIMTSIRTMWGLDLNRLNSIAQASADELLIAARRYFDNGWITKKDDVLYLTHTGKLYADNIAAGLFF, encoded by the coding sequence ATGGCAGGCATCTACATACATATCCCTTTTTGCAAACAGGCATGTCATTATTGTGATTTCCATTTCAGCACCTCGTTAAAATATAAGGACGAATTGCTGCAGGCGCTGGTGAAAGAGATACGACTGCAAAAAAATTATCTGAATAACGAAACCATTGAAACTATTTATTTTGGCGGCGGCACACCATCGTTGTTGGAGGCCGATGAAATAAATCGTCTCCTTAATACCATTACAGAGCTCCATACGGTATCGTCGACTGCCGAAATTACCCTGGAGGCCAATCCCGATGACCTGGATGATGCCAAAATAAAATCGCTGCGGCAAACCGATGTGAACCGTTTCAGCATTGGTATACAATCTTTTTTTGATGACGACCTGCTTTGGATGAACCGCGCGCACCGCAGCCGCCATGCTGAAGCATCGGTAAAACGGGCGCAGGATGCAGGTTTTGAAAACATCACCGCCGATCTGATTTATGGTTATCCCCTGCTCACCGACACCAAGTGGAAACAAAACCTGGATAAACTGTTTGAACTGGACATCCCCCATGTATCTGCCTATTCCATGACGGTTGAACCGCAAACCGCACTGGCAGTACTGATCAATAAAAACAAACAGCCGCCAATGAACGATCAGCAAAGCGCAGCGCAGTTTACAGTACTGATGCAAGCCATGGCCGATCATGATTTTGAACATTACGAAATATCAAACTTTTGCAAGCCAGGACATTATTCCAGGCACAACTCCAACTACTGGCAAGGCGTAAAATATTTAGGTATCGGACCATCGGCACATTCGTATAACGGCGAGGCCCGGCAATGGAACGTAGCCAATAATGCTAAATACATACAGGGCATTGAAACCGGTAAACTACCCGCAGAAACAGAAACCCTTACCCAGGAAAACCGCCTGAACGAATATATCATGACCTCCATACGCACCATGTGGGGGCTTGACCTGAATCGTCTCAATTCAATTGCCCAGGCATCTGCAGATGAGCTGCTCATTGCGGCCCGGCGTTACTTTGACAATGGCTGGATAACAAAAAAAGATGACGTTTTATACCTGACCCACACAGGTAAATTATATGCCGATAATATAGCGGCAGGCCTGTTTTTTTAA
- a CDS encoding adenylyltransferase/cytidyltransferase family protein: MKRGLITGKFMPVHKGHIALIDFALDHCDELIVLVSASYDEPIPGSQRLEWITELYKDNHKVKPWLLNYDEVVVPGVSESSDNLTRIWANYLQQQLPPIDVIFASEAYGAYMSRFLNCESMIYSEPCKIVPVAATQIMKDPAGYWDYLPGIVQEYFSKEK, translated from the coding sequence ATGAAAAGAGGTTTGATCACGGGCAAGTTTATGCCTGTTCATAAAGGACATATAGCCTTAATTGATTTTGCGCTTGACCATTGCGATGAGCTGATTGTACTGGTTAGCGCCAGTTATGACGAACCCATTCCCGGTAGTCAAAGACTGGAATGGATCACGGAATTGTATAAAGATAACCACAAAGTGAAGCCATGGTTACTAAATTACGATGAAGTGGTTGTGCCTGGCGTCTCCGAATCATCTGATAACCTTACCCGAATTTGGGCTAATTATTTGCAGCAGCAATTACCACCCATAGATGTCATTTTTGCATCAGAAGCCTACGGCGCCTATATGAGCCGGTTTTTAAATTGCGAAAGCATGATTTACAGCGAACCCTGTAAAATAGTACCAGTTGCAGCCACCCAAATCATGAAAGACCCTGCTGGTTATTGGGATTATTTACCCGGCATAGTTCAGGAATATTTCAGTAAAGAAAAATAG
- a CDS encoding vWA domain-containing protein has translation MRGFGFSKFKPNQIPKGGFDELLKLFLELLNYTSGDAGEALAWLNELDKQYNLTNDDYGMGDFIDELKQKGYLDEDNQNGGFNITAKTEQSIRQSALEEIFGKLKKSGKGNHRTPQSGQGDEKNAERREFEFGDSLDQIDMTQSIHNAQVNHGIGDFMMTERDLEVEEMDYKTLTSTVLMIDISHSMILYGEDRITPAKKVAMALAELIRTKYPKDTLDIVVFGNDAWPITLQDLPYLQVGPYHTNTYAGLELATDLLRRRKTHNKQIFMITDGKPTCLKEGTKYYKNSIGLDRKVVNKTLNMAAQCKRLKIPITTFMIAKDPYLQQFVRKFTETNGGKAFYSSLNGLGEYIFEDYIRNRRKTVR, from the coding sequence ATGCGCGGTTTTGGATTTTCCAAATTTAAGCCCAACCAGATCCCTAAAGGGGGATTTGACGAATTATTAAAATTATTTCTTGAATTGCTCAATTATACTTCGGGCGATGCAGGCGAAGCTTTGGCCTGGCTTAATGAGCTCGATAAACAATATAACCTTACCAACGATGACTATGGTATGGGCGATTTTATTGATGAGCTGAAACAAAAAGGCTATCTGGATGAAGATAACCAAAACGGAGGCTTTAATATTACCGCTAAAACGGAGCAAAGCATCCGCCAGTCGGCTTTGGAAGAGATCTTCGGGAAACTAAAAAAATCGGGAAAAGGCAACCACCGCACACCGCAGTCGGGACAGGGCGACGAAAAAAATGCCGAACGTCGCGAGTTTGAATTTGGCGACAGTCTGGATCAGATTGATATGACCCAATCTATCCACAACGCACAAGTGAATCATGGCATAGGCGATTTTATGATGACCGAACGTGATCTGGAAGTGGAGGAAATGGATTATAAAACCCTTACCTCAACAGTGCTCATGATCGATATATCGCACTCCATGATATTATACGGCGAAGACAGGATAACCCCGGCTAAAAAAGTGGCCATGGCCCTGGCCGAGCTTATCCGCACCAAATACCCGAAAGATACTTTGGACATTGTTGTTTTTGGCAACGATGCATGGCCCATAACCTTGCAGGATCTACCCTATTTACAGGTTGGCCCCTACCATACCAACACCTATGCAGGCCTGGAACTGGCAACAGATTTATTGCGCCGCCGTAAAACACACAATAAACAAATATTCATGATTACTGATGGTAAGCCTACCTGTTTAAAGGAAGGCACCAAATATTATAAAAACAGTATAGGATTGGATAGAAAGGTGGTAAACAAAACCCTGAACATGGCGGCCCAGTGTAAACGCCTAAAAATACCCATCACCACTTTTATGATTGCAAAGGACCCCTACCTGCAACAATTTGTACGTAAATTTACAGAAACCAACGGCGGTAAAGCATTTTACAGCTCACTGAATGGTTTGGGCGAATATATTTTTGAAGACTATATTAGGAACAGAAGAAAAACAGTTAGATAA
- a CDS encoding metallophosphoesterase: protein MREHTLNIILIVTVLLLIDLYVLHGIRGAFKKWKLPHSGDFTFFYWLVSGLLITGLLLAVYINLGVGMRAAFMLAFFLIFLGKISFLPFLLIDDLRRMLIVRRNRLKRKTEGTPIPPHEHAIPRSEFLMKAGLLAGAIPLAGIKISMPKGLYDYHIRYQTMYLPNLPKAFDGIKLGQISDIHSGSFFNYKAVRGGVNMLLNEKPDLIFFTGDLVNGQASEMTHYQDIFAKIKAPLGVYSSLGNHDYGDYGDWPSLADKQKNHADLIATHKNMGWDLLLNTHRRLKVDGEEIGILGVENWGELSMFPKYGRMDLATKNTDDLPVKLLLSHDPSHWRAEVLPKYPQIDAIFSGHTHGMQFGVRTNDFQWSPIEYVYKEWAGIYQEAHQQLYVNVGFGFVGLTGRVGILPEITIFTLKAGHDPSKNIS from the coding sequence ATGAGGGAACATACGCTCAACATTATCCTTATAGTTACGGTACTGCTGCTCATTGACCTGTATGTACTGCACGGCATACGCGGCGCATTTAAAAAATGGAAGTTGCCCCACTCGGGCGACTTTACTTTTTTTTACTGGCTTGTTTCCGGTTTGCTGATAACAGGTTTACTACTCGCCGTTTATATTAACCTGGGCGTTGGTATGCGCGCGGCATTTATGCTGGCCTTTTTCCTCATCTTTTTAGGCAAAATATCATTTTTACCCTTTCTGCTGATAGACGATCTGAGGCGGATGCTTATTGTGAGGCGTAACCGGTTAAAAAGAAAAACTGAGGGCACCCCTATCCCACCGCATGAACACGCCATACCCCGCTCAGAATTTTTAATGAAGGCCGGATTGCTTGCAGGCGCTATACCGCTGGCTGGCATCAAGATAAGCATGCCCAAAGGTTTGTATGATTATCATATCAGATACCAAACCATGTACTTGCCCAACCTGCCAAAAGCGTTTGACGGTATAAAGCTTGGCCAGATATCCGATATCCATTCGGGTAGTTTTTTTAATTATAAAGCGGTGCGCGGCGGTGTTAACATGTTACTGAATGAAAAGCCCGATTTGATATTTTTTACCGGCGATCTGGTTAATGGCCAGGCATCGGAAATGACCCATTACCAGGATATTTTTGCTAAAATAAAAGCTCCTCTGGGAGTTTACAGTTCGCTGGGTAACCATGATTATGGCGATTATGGTGATTGGCCCTCTTTGGCTGATAAACAAAAAAACCATGCCGATTTGATAGCCACACATAAAAATATGGGCTGGGACCTGCTGCTTAACACGCACCGCCGCTTAAAGGTTGACGGTGAAGAAATAGGGATTTTAGGCGTTGAAAACTGGGGTGAGCTAAGCATGTTCCCTAAATATGGCCGTATGGATCTGGCTACCAAAAACACCGATGATTTGCCTGTTAAATTACTTTTATCACACGATCCTTCGCATTGGCGTGCCGAGGTATTACCCAAATATCCGCAGATAGATGCCATATTCTCGGGCCATACCCACGGTATGCAATTTGGCGTACGTACCAACGATTTTCAATGGAGCCCTATTGAATATGTTTATAAAGAATGGGCAGGCATATACCAGGAAGCACACCAGCAATTGTACGTAAATGTGGGCTTTGGCTTTGTTGGTTTAACCGGCAGGGTTGGAATATTACCGGAGATTACGATATTTACATTAAAAGCCGGCCACGATCCTTCTAAAAATATATCATAA
- a CDS encoding fasciclin domain-containing protein has protein sequence MKKLIIAALTIAAFAIAPKLYAQTKMVGGAAMYPTKNIIQNAVNSKDHTTLVAAVKAAGLVPTLSSSGPFTVFAPTNEAFNKLPAGTVDNLAKPANKVTLTKILTYHVVAGKLSAADLMDKVKEGKGKAELSTVSGGTLTVMQQGKKLYLVDEKGGKSWITIADVNQSNDVIHVINTVLMPN, from the coding sequence ATGAAAAAATTAATCATAGCGGCTTTAACAATAGCTGCTTTTGCAATAGCACCTAAATTATACGCCCAAACTAAAATGGTAGGCGGCGCGGCCATGTACCCAACAAAAAATATTATTCAAAATGCTGTAAATTCCAAAGATCATACTACGCTGGTAGCGGCGGTTAAGGCTGCAGGCCTGGTACCAACACTATCATCTTCAGGACCGTTTACTGTATTTGCGCCAACTAACGAAGCTTTTAATAAATTACCAGCAGGCACTGTTGATAACCTGGCAAAACCAGCTAATAAGGTAACGCTCACCAAAATTTTAACCTATCACGTGGTAGCCGGTAAATTAAGCGCTGCCGACCTGATGGACAAAGTAAAAGAAGGTAAAGGAAAAGCCGAATTAAGTACTGTTAGCGGCGGCACACTAACTGTTATGCAACAAGGCAAAAAACTATACCTGGTTGATGAAAAAGGGGGCAAATCATGGATCACCATTGCCGATGTTAATCAAAGCAACGATGTAATACACGTTATAAACACCGTATTGATGCCTAATTAA
- a CDS encoding cupin-like domain-containing protein — MSFILRPIDTVENISPEDFKKNYLDPRRPLVIKGLTKSWPAREKWTPEYLKQVVGNKVVPLYDNSKADPSKPINSSATEMPFDEYIDLIRSKPTELRIFFFNIFKQAPQLLDDVVLPKDLMGGFLESMPAMFFGGSNSVTFLHYDIDLPHIFHTHFVGRKHVILFENKWKRRLYCIPNATYALEDYDVANPDVKKFPALDGVEGIEAFLEHGDTLFMPTGYWHWMKYLEGSYSLSLRAWDASITRKAASLYNLAIKGGVDSVLKMAFKEKYAKFREELAIKWANRELAAGKPH, encoded by the coding sequence ATGAGTTTTATTCTCCGCCCTATTGATACTGTTGAAAATATTTCTCCTGAAGATTTCAAGAAGAATTATTTAGATCCACGTCGACCACTTGTTATAAAAGGACTTACTAAAAGCTGGCCCGCGCGCGAAAAATGGACACCTGAATATTTAAAACAGGTAGTTGGCAATAAGGTGGTGCCTTTATATGATAATTCAAAAGCCGACCCGTCAAAACCCATCAACTCGTCGGCAACGGAGATGCCTTTTGATGAGTATATTGATCTTATCCGCAGCAAACCTACCGAACTAAGAATCTTTTTCTTTAATATTTTTAAGCAGGCGCCTCAGCTTTTAGATGATGTTGTATTACCTAAAGACCTCATGGGTGGCTTTTTAGAAAGCATGCCGGCTATGTTTTTCGGCGGCTCCAATTCGGTTACCTTTTTACATTACGATATCGACCTTCCACATATTTTCCATACTCATTTTGTTGGTCGCAAACATGTGATCCTGTTCGAAAATAAATGGAAACGTCGTTTGTACTGCATACCAAATGCCACCTATGCCCTGGAAGATTACGATGTAGCCAATCCCGATGTTAAAAAATTCCCCGCACTTGATGGTGTTGAAGGTATTGAAGCATTTTTGGAGCATGGTGATACCTTATTTATGCCTACAGGTTACTGGCACTGGATGAAGTACCTGGAAGGTTCGTACTCGTTGAGCCTTCGTGCCTGGGATGCTTCCATTACCCGTAAAGCAGCAAGTTTGTATAACCTTGCCATTAAAGGCGGGGTAGACAGTGTACTAAAAATGGCCTTTAAAGAAAAATATGCCAAATTCCGCGAGGAGCTGGCTATCAAATGGGCCAACCGCGAACTTGCCGCAGGAAAGCCTCATTAA
- a CDS encoding sigma 54-interacting transcriptional regulator gives MNKLLDIKTLGQLKKTDYKSRSIKDELRANLIAQLKKREGGFEGIIGFEDTVIPDLQTAILSRHNILLLGLRGQAKTRIARLLVNLLDEYVPYIEGSDLFDDPYNPISWYGHHTVTQLGDDTPIGWIHRSERYTEKLATPDVTVADLIGDVDPIKAATLKLTYSDERVIHFGLIPRAHRGIFVINELPDLQARIQVSLFNILQERDIQIRGFKLRLPLDIQFVFTANPEDYTNRGSIVTPLKDRIESQILTHYPRSIEVSRKITQQEASLTDEQRINIEADGLVKNLIEQIAFEARNSEYVDKKSGVSARLTISAFENLISNAERRMIINNETQTFVRVTDFLGVIPAITGKIELVYEGELEGPGKVANILIGKAIKTSLLEFFPDPEKAKKAKAPNPYAAIINWFGEGNNLALVDDMPLTEYKKALNEVTGLKDLVKKIHPRISENQQLLLMEFVLHGLSEFSQLNKGFLDNGFAFSDMFNSLFNLQPDDDDDLDLDDDRY, from the coding sequence ATGAATAAATTACTCGATATAAAAACGCTCGGCCAGTTAAAAAAAACTGATTATAAAAGCCGGTCGATTAAAGATGAATTACGCGCCAATTTAATTGCCCAGCTAAAAAAACGCGAAGGTGGTTTTGAAGGTATTATTGGTTTTGAAGATACCGTTATACCCGATCTGCAAACTGCGATACTATCAAGGCATAACATTTTACTGCTTGGCTTACGCGGGCAGGCCAAAACACGTATAGCACGTCTGCTGGTCAATTTACTCGACGAATATGTACCTTACATTGAGGGCTCTGACCTGTTTGATGATCCTTATAATCCAATTTCTTGGTACGGCCATCATACCGTAACCCAACTGGGCGACGATACGCCCATAGGCTGGATACACCGTTCTGAACGCTATACCGAAAAACTGGCCACTCCTGATGTTACCGTTGCCGATTTAATAGGCGATGTTGACCCCATCAAAGCCGCTACGCTTAAGTTAACCTACTCTGATGAGCGGGTGATCCATTTCGGGCTGATACCCCGCGCGCACCGCGGCATTTTTGTTATCAACGAGCTGCCCGATCTACAGGCCCGTATCCAGGTATCGTTATTCAACATACTGCAGGAAAGGGATATACAGATACGTGGTTTTAAACTGCGTTTACCTTTGGATATCCAGTTTGTATTTACTGCCAACCCTGAGGATTATACCAATCGCGGTTCCATCGTTACACCGCTTAAAGACCGTATAGAGAGCCAGATCCTGACACATTACCCACGCTCTATTGAGGTGTCAAGAAAAATAACCCAGCAAGAGGCTTCACTTACCGACGAGCAGCGTATCAATATTGAAGCCGACGGCCTGGTAAAAAACCTTATTGAGCAAATTGCTTTTGAAGCCCGCAACTCCGAATATGTTGATAAAAAATCGGGCGTATCGGCACGTTTAACCATTTCGGCTTTCGAAAACCTGATCAGCAATGCCGAGCGCCGCATGATCATCAATAACGAAACCCAGACCTTTGTGCGCGTAACCGACTTTTTAGGTGTAATCCCCGCCATTACCGGTAAAATTGAACTGGTTTATGAAGGTGAACTGGAAGGCCCCGGCAAGGTTGCCAATATATTGATAGGCAAAGCCATTAAAACTTCGCTACTGGAGTTTTTCCCCGATCCAGAGAAAGCTAAAAAAGCCAAAGCTCCTAACCCTTATGCCGCCATTATCAACTGGTTTGGTGAAGGTAACAACCTGGCACTGGTTGATGATATGCCGCTAACTGAGTACAAAAAAGCGCTTAATGAGGTTACAGGTTTAAAAGACCTGGTTAAAAAGATACATCCCCGCATCAGCGAAAATCAGCAACTGCTGCTTATGGAGTTTGTACTGCATGGCCTGTCAGAATTTTCGCAGCTTAATAAAGGCTTTTTAGATAATGGCTTCGCTTTTTCGGATATGTTTAACAGTTTGTTTAATTTGCAGCCCGATGATGATGACGATCTCGATCTTGACGACGACCGTTATTAA
- a CDS encoding YybH family protein, with the protein MKKLFLFCLVIIVSNSSKAQDRQAILKVMHDQELAWNRGDINSFMQTYWKSDSLLFVGKTGPVFGWQTTLNNYKKRYPDKAAMGQLKFTILQVKVLDATNAFLYGGWQLKRAKDAPGGYYTLWFRKIKGEWKIVCDHTS; encoded by the coding sequence ATGAAAAAACTCTTTCTCTTTTGTCTTGTGATTATTGTTTCAAACAGCTCAAAAGCCCAGGACAGGCAGGCCATATTAAAGGTAATGCATGACCAGGAGCTGGCCTGGAACCGGGGCGATATCAATAGCTTTATGCAGACTTACTGGAAATCAGACTCGTTACTGTTTGTGGGTAAAACCGGACCTGTTTTTGGCTGGCAAACCACGCTCAACAATTACAAAAAGCGTTATCCTGATAAGGCAGCCATGGGGCAACTTAAGTTTACCATATTACAGGTAAAAGTGCTTGACGCAACCAACGCGTTTTTATATGGTGGCTGGCAACTGAAACGAGCCAAAGATGCGCCGGGCGGATATTATACACTTTGGTTTAGAAAAATTAAAGGCGAATGGAAGATTGTTTGTGATCATACTTCTTAG
- a CDS encoding UbiA prenyltransferase family protein translates to MKKIFQSVFDFLLFSNIFMSLCAVAQALLTFQLIGVKPMFVVLGLLFTSTLGIYNFCILITRPKQPESSPHKRVRWFFGHYRLMVTFTIVSLLSLIPLFFLITTESKILLIFLGGLSFSYSLPLFTVGDHKFGLRNIPGLKPFLITLVWTMSCVLFPVLEVLHRHTDDISMRDTTILIAKRFLFIGALTIPFDIRDLFDDRTQGLKTIPVAWGEKNAYLFCQVLLAGYIALLFLFRHNGFNTDFWALSFTVFLTGWLIFKSAWKKDEYYYFFYMDGVLILQCVILMAFRFLIGH, encoded by the coding sequence ATGAAAAAAATATTTCAATCTGTTTTTGACTTTCTGCTGTTCAGTAATATTTTCATGTCGCTTTGTGCTGTTGCGCAGGCATTGCTAACTTTTCAATTAATAGGTGTAAAACCTATGTTTGTTGTTTTGGGCCTGTTGTTTACATCAACCCTTGGCATATATAATTTCTGTATACTGATAACCCGGCCCAAACAACCTGAATCATCGCCCCATAAACGGGTCCGCTGGTTTTTTGGCCATTACCGGCTTATGGTGACCTTTACCATTGTTTCGCTGCTTTCGCTGATACCCTTGTTCTTTTTAATTACTACCGAATCAAAAATATTGCTCATTTTTTTGGGTGGTTTATCATTCAGTTATAGCCTTCCCTTGTTTACCGTCGGCGACCATAAATTTGGACTGCGCAATATCCCGGGGCTAAAACCATTCCTCATTACCCTGGTGTGGACAATGAGCTGCGTACTATTTCCGGTACTGGAAGTACTGCACCGCCATACTGATGATATATCTATGCGCGATACCACTATACTGATAGCCAAACGCTTTTTGTTTATTGGGGCGCTTACCATCCCTTTTGATATCCGCGATTTATTTGACGACCGCACACAAGGTTTAAAAACTATACCTGTAGCCTGGGGCGAAAAAAATGCCTACTTGTTTTGTCAGGTGCTGCTTGCCGGTTATATAGCGTTATTATTTCTTTTCAGGCATAATGGCTTTAACACCGACTTCTGGGCGCTTTCGTTTACCGTTTTTTTAACCGGATGGCTCATATTTAAATCGGCATGGAAAAAAGATGAATATTATTACTTCTTTTATATGGATGGAGTGCTCATTTTACAATGTGTAATACTCATGGCATTTCGTTTTTTGATTGGTCATTAA